In the genome of Lagopus muta isolate bLagMut1 chromosome 21, bLagMut1 primary, whole genome shotgun sequence, one region contains:
- the SPEN gene encoding msx2-interacting protein isoform X6: protein MVRETRHLWVGNLPENVREEKIIEHFKRYGRVESVKILPKRGSEGGVAAFVDFVDIKSAQKAHNSVNKMGDRDLRTDYNEPGTIPSAARGLDDTVSIASRSREVSGFRGGGGGPTYGPPPSLHAREGRYERRLDGASDNRERAYEHSAYGHHERGTGGFDRTRHYDQDYYRDPRERTLQHGLYYTSRSRSPNRFDAHDPRYEPRAREQFTLPSVVHRDIYRDDITREVRGRRPERNYQHSRSRSPHSSQSRTQSPQRLASQASRPTRSPSGSGSRSRSSSSDSISSSSSTSSDSSDSSSSSSDESPARSVQSTAVPAPASQLLPSLEKDEPRKSFGIKVQNLPVRSTDTSLKDGLFHEFKKYGKVTSVQIHGASEERYGLVFFRQQEDQEKALNASKGKLFFGMQIEVTAWIGPETESENEFRPLDERIDEFHPKATRTLFIGNLEKTTTYHDLRNIFQRFGGIVDIDIKKVNGVPQYAFLQYCDIASVCKAIKKMDGEYLGNNRLKLGFGKSMPTNCVWLDGLSTNVTDQYLTRHFCRYGPVVKVVFDRLKGMALVLYNEIEYAQAAVKETKGRKIGGNKIKVDFANRESQLAFYHSMEKTGQDIRDFYEMLAERRDERRGSYEYAPDRTYYETVRTPGTYPEDPRREYPARGREFYAEWDPYQGDYYDPRYYDDPREYRDYRGDPYEQDIREYSYRQRERERERERFESDRDRDHERRPIERSQSPTHSRRPQSPGASPSQSERLQSDSERRIYSRSSDRSGSCSSLSPPRYDKLDKARVERYAKNEKTEKERAFEQERADKDKRLVRKEKPEKLEKEKTDKQKRKAKIHSPSSQSSETDQENEREPSPEKLKGNSKQSKERGDKEGTAKNRLELMPCVVLTRVKEKEGKVIDQPTLEKLRAKLDNDTMKSPLLEQKTQASQAEQTKSDQSKLEPVRTKVQKEKALASHIEVVDKEGKLKPKKHLKTEQTSEGANAVDLDKLEARKRRFADANLKLDRQKLEAKRGSQDEEDARVALKKQLDATASSREATVLREGELERKPLRKEMLKRESKKMRLERLIPGTSPKEIQETLNVGGIGMRPSLDLQARLIEAADEPVEIQELPSKKLNPVKSQHKQAQLLDDHGTEREDAKKNYSGLPEDTPDHKLGQEKPQSAETEEKIGIDIDHTQSYRKQMEQSRRLKQQLEMEIAKSEKFGSPKKDVDEYERRSLVHEVGKPPQDVTDDSPPSKRKKADQFDFEISTKRERNYRSSRQVSEDSERTSCSPSIRQFPFHEDDDTLDSPRLIPLKETKESPKIEEKGLPYSNMTVREDSLKFNPYDSSRREQMAEMAKIKLSVLSSEDDSSRWETQVKQEPGRVDISFPSSIVKRDGIRKRSVRDLEPGEVPSDSDDDSENKPHSPKASSLLEGSRLSFLLRDREEKLREREERLSSSLERNKFYSFALDKTITPDTKALLERAKSLSSSREENWSFLDWDSRFASFRNNKDKEKVDSAPRPIPSWYMKKKKIRTDSEGGKLDDKKEDHKEEEQERQELFASRFLHSSIFEQDSKRLQHLERKDDDLDFISGRLYGRQSSSDGTNSAADLVQEPVVLFHSRFIELTRMQQKEKEKDQKPKEVEKQEDKESRPKTPETVPDSKEPEHKTSSVAGPSSAAALPQEPPPVASEKVVEKIIVETTSVKEEKPSEPVPTAEEQKPFPELAAPVKVEPPEQTEPPPVSEAGKDVPAAVAPEEDAVAAEHPSYLDTKPPTPGASFSQVDISVDPEPESAQLIPPPPKQVQKCDEAAEPKEENPLPPASADAGAGQKAEAAAEVLPPVSDNDMEVEPPVVVKDKKSYKSKRSKTPVQSAAASVTEKPVTRKSERIDREKLKRSSSPRGEVQKLSELKVEAEKVSRNAAKSPSSAAEPESVEPSLPISRTRRRNVRSVYATTGDNEGPSPVKDFVEVTRSTRKRGEKEPQEMVTAVPTTPRRGRPPKTRRKPEEDISPIKTEPVQQDVEETEAKEAAEAPKPVEGWRSPRSQKLTHSHSSAATGQQGKKGKNEPKADTSAECEDAAERSGQESAVSDNSNKAKANEKELAASEQKRDRKEVDAEKNQLEISTVEMTEKKPVPEKVTKSKRGRYKNTKTVVDKASVCLKNVEIRLNVDEVKGALRPAEEEAEPMAVSPAKIKSPQKEDILPPHFAKNEVEDSFQETEKEVMREPKQSPEAAQLAKQIELEQAVEHIAKLTETPPSITAYKEPTADVHEVRQEEEGDKPAHQASETELAAAIGSIINDISGETESFPAPPTYPTESEAEIPPEPLVLPSPREEMEPETDQAVNNILEAEPAVEAPVQPVASSAPLAVETESKDTEVSFSESSNSAQETETLQEAEVARKEKGRQKATRQRRKRSTGRKGDVAEVNAYEPERVQSRSPPANEIKAKPEDALKEEKQPKAATQVSVEPSAAEGSKAASADVIVDVPEATAESSASPKGPAPAPLDLPAPLASADEGSQSSFKIRSPIENTPITPPSVPSAAVPTIPSAAVAKLPAAVPAAIVPLHSGAAKVPEWIVRHEEPRARSTPPPALPPDTKASDIDTNSSTLRKILMEPKYVSATSITSTHVTTTHVEPVSAPRLEEAPLHPVVEAIKPVSEEKPAVPITNALDPPVAEAPVFSEKEKISSVIAPKATSVISRMPHSVDLEEAPRITLVKQAPQTQTCLVNAPSPKFKQRSSTNDNSRFHPGSMSVIEDRPVETGSSPGLRVNTSEGVVLLSYSGQKTEGPQRISAKISQIPPASAVDIEFQQSVSKSQIKQEPITPSQPTPKGTQTSTGYGTVSTHSPLVLGTQPYNMSPVISSVKQERVTLEKSDSAHLPAQPAASQPGKVLTQTVNTPPVLVVNKKLPDPAALKVETKTLQPSNLSPGVSPHHPSLSGKMHSEANHVSSGPSTPTDRAISHLAVTKQEPHSPRTSGHSPSPFPRTCHPGSTSSPALSSSTPVMLAPGIPVPQYISSMHPEQSVIMPPHSVTQTVSLGHLSQGEVRMNTPPLSGISYSIRPEALHSPRAALQPQIEMKPQRSSTPQPAPIRDIVMPPLSSQHPPEEEMHYHHTTVCRGPAPVQPDVLVMQPDYRMHPTSIRLEQYNVPRDVRMIMHPHMAAVGEHHSESRQSRTPEGAGKTPPVSKTPQPGKETPKSSEGKMAHSPHSEPRLLSVPSGSQLPGLPLTQPVVVPHGVQIMHPSGSSFHDYRSVYGDMRNYHTAAQLGHPQFPGASPIGLPSRSMTPSQGLPEGEHSHPSQPGRSKTPQISQDPKGPAASGPEQSHHPTVNRHAAQIDPHVHLQRAQADTGQTSYPSPVAISIKQELPSPHQAQAVPKQSLFIPTTSGPGAPPGLPLNRPEPQAALKQEPSPHPVSQRPVDMVQLLTKYPIVWQGLLALKNDTAAVQLHFVSGNNVLAHRSLPAPEGGPPLRIAQRMRLEASQLEGVARRMMVESDYCLLLALPCGRDQEDVVNQTESLKAAFISYLQAKQAAGIINVPNPGSNQPAYVLQIFPPCEFSESHLSRLAPDLLASISNISPHLMIVIASV from the exons CAGTGACTCCAGCAGCAGTTCGAGTGACGAGTCGCCGGCACGCTCAGTGCAGTCCACAGCAGTCCCCGCGCCTGCATCCCAGCTGCTTCCATCTCTGGAGAAAGATGAACCCAGGAAAAGTTTTGGGATCAAGGTCCAAAATCTTCCAGTGCGCTCAACAG ATACAAGCCTTAAAGATGGACTTTTCCATGAATTCAAGAAGTATGGCAAGGTGACGTCGGTGCAGATTCATGGGGCCTCTGAGGAACGGTATGGACTGGTGTTCTTCCGACAGCAGGAGGACCAGGAAAAAGCACTGAATGCCTccaaaggaaagcttttctttggCATGCAGATTGAAGTGACAGCTTGGATAGGACCAG AAACAGAAAGTGAGAATGAATTTCGTCCTTTGGATGAAAGGATAGATGAGTTTCACCCAAAAGCAACAAGAACTCTCTTCATTGGCAACCTGGAGAAGACAACCACCTATCATGACCTCCGCAACATCTTTCAGCGCTTTGGTGGCATAGTG gaTATTGACATTAAGAAAGTGAACGGTGTTCCTCAGTATGCATTCCTGCAATACTGTGATATTGCAAGTGTTTGTAAAGCAATTAAGAAGATGGATGGGGAATATCTTGGCAACAACAGGCTCAAG CTGGGTTTTGGGAAGAGCATGCCTACAAACTGCGTGTGGTTAGATGGTCTTTCTACAAACGTTACGGATCAGTATTTAACTCGACATTTCTGCCGATACGGGCCTGTGGTGAAG gtGGTGTTTGACCGCTTAAAAGGCATGGCCCTGGTTCTCTACAATGAGATTGAATATGCACAAGCAGCTGTAAAAGAGACCAAGGGGAGGAAAATCGGTGGGAATAAAATTAAG GTGGATTTTGCAAATCGAGAAAGTCAGTTGGCGTTTTATCATTCCATGGAGAAAACAGGTCAAGATATCAGAGACTTCTATGAAATGCTGGCAGAAAGAAG GGATGAAAGAAGAGGATCTTACGAATATGCCCCTGATCGTACTTACTATGAGACTGTTAGGACTCCTGGGACCTACCCTGAAGATCCTCGTCGAGAGTACCCAGCTCGAGGCAGGGAATTTTATGCAGAATGGGATCCTTACCAAGGAGACTACTATGACCCACGGTACTACGATGACCCACGCGAGTACCGGGATTACAGAGGTGATCCATATGAGCAAGACATCAGGGAGTACAGCTACAGACAgcgggagagagagagggagagggaacgGTTTGAATCCGATCGCGACAGAGATCACGAGAGGAGGCCGATTGAACGTAGCCAGAGTCCCACGCACTCCAGGCGTCCGCAGagtcctggagcatctccctcccaatcagaaaggctgcagagtgATTCAGAGAGGAGGATCTACAGCAGGTCATCGGATCGCAGTGGAAGTTGCAGCTCTCTGTCTCCTCCACGATACGACAAGCTGGACAAAGCCCGTGTGGAACGTTATGCAAAAAAcgaaaaaacagagaaggagagAGCTTTTGAGCAGGAGAGAGCTGACAAAGACAAACGCCTGGTGAGAAAGGAGAAGCCGGAAAAactagaaaaggagaaaacagataAGCAGAAACGAAAAGCAAAAATCCATTCACCCAGCTCTCAGTCTTCCGAAACTGATCAAGAGAACGAGAGAGAGCCCAGCCCTGAAAAATTAAAGGGCAATAGTAAACAGAGTAAGGAGAGAGGTGACAAGGAAGGGACAGCTAAAAACCGTCTAGAGCTGATGCCTTGTGTAGTGCTGACCCgagtaaaagaaaaggaagggaaagttATTGATCAGCCTACTTTGGAGAAACTGAGAGCAAAGCTTGATAATGACACTATGAAGTCCCCGCTTCttgaacagaaaacacaagcatCTCAAGCTGAGCAAACAAAGTCTGATCAGTCTAAACTGGAGCCTGTCAGAACCAAGGTACAAAAAGAGAAAGCCCTTGCCAGTCACATAGAGGTGGTTGATAAAGAGGGAAAACTGAAACCCAAAAAGCACTTGAAGACAGAGCAGACTTCTGAGGGGGCAAATGCGGTAGATTTAGACAAGCTGGAGGCTCGTAAAAGACGTTTTGCTGATGCAAATCTGAAGCTTGACAGGCAAAAACTGGAAGCAAAAAGAGGCAGCCAAGATGAGGAGGACGCACGCGTAGCTTTGAAAAAACAACTTGATGCAACAGCTTCATCTAGAGAAGCTACAGTGTTAAGGGAAGGAGAATTGGAGAGAAAGCCCCTGAGGAAGGAGATGCTTAAAAGGGAATCTAAAAAAATGAGACTGGAAAGACTTATTCCTGGTACTAGTCCCAAAGAAATTCAGGAGACCCTTAATGTTGGTGGGATTGGCATGCGTCCCTCTCTAGATTTGCAGGCAAGGCTAATTGAGGCAGCTGACGAGCCAGTGGAAATTCAAGAGCTCCCTTCTAAAAAATTGAATCCAGTAAAATCCCAGCACAAACAAGCACAGTTACTAGATGATCATGGAACAGAGAGAGAAGATGCAAAGAAGAATTACTCTGGTCTTCCAGAAGACACACCTGACCATAAGCTTGGCCAAGAGAAACCACAGTCAGCTGAAACGGAGGAGAAAATTGGCATTGACATTGACCACACACAAAGTTATAGGAAGCAAATGGAGCAAAGTCGCAGGTTAAAACAGCAACTGGAAATGGAGATTGCAAAATCTGAGAAGTTTGGCAGTCCAAAGAAAGATGTAGATGAGTATGAAAGGCGGAGCTTGGTCCATGAGGTGGGGAAACCTCCGCAAGACGTCACCGATGACTCTCCAccaagtaaaaggaaaaaggctgaCCAGTTTGACTTCGAAATTAGCactaaaagagaaagaaactacAGAAGTTCCCGTCAGGTGAGTGAAGACTCTGAAAGGACGTCGTGTTCGCCCAGTATCAGGCAGTTCCCTTTCCATGAAGATGATGACACGCTAGATTCTCCAAGGCTCATACCGTTAAAGGAAACCAAAGAGTCAcctaaaatagaagaaaaaggtCTTCCCTATTCCAACATGACAGTGAGGGAGGACTCCCTGAAATTCAATCCTTATGATTCCAGCAGAAGGGAGCAGATGGCAGAAATGGCGAAAATAAAACTGTCTGTCCTGAGTTCTGAAGATGACTCAAGTAGATGGGAAACACAAGTAAAGCAGGAGCCTGGGAGAGTTGATATTAGCTTTCCAAGCAGCATTGTGAAAAGAGATGGCATACGCAAGCGGTCTGTACGAGACCTGGAACCCGGGGAGGTGCCTTCAGATTCGGATGATGACAGTGAAAACAAACCCCATTCTCCAAAAGCCTCGTCTTTGCTAGAAGGTTCCAGGTTATCTTTTTTATTGAGggacagagaagagaaattacGTGAAAGGGAGGAAAGACTGTCGAGTTCTTTGGAACGGAACAAATTTTACTCTTTCGCATTGGACAAGACAATCACGCCGGACACAAAGGCCTTGCTTGAAAGAGCTAAATCCCTGTCTTcctccagagaagaaaactggtCCTTTCTAGACTGGGATTCAAGATTTGCTagttttagaaataataaagacAAAGAGAAGGTTGACTCAGCTCCTAGACCTATTCCGTCTTGGTatatgaagaagaagaaaatcaggacTGATTCAGAAGGTGGAAAACTGGATGATAAGAAAGAAGATCATAAAGAAGAGGAACAAGAGAGACAGGAACTGTTTGCTTCTCGTTTTTTGCACAGTTCGATCTTTGAACAGGACTCCAAACGCCTGCAGCACTTAGAGAGAAAGGATGATGATCTTGACTTCATTTCTGGTAGGTTGTACGGCAGACAGTCTTCCTCCGATGGGACTAACAGTGCAGCTGACTTGGTGCAAGAGCCAGTTGTTCTTTTCCACAGTAGATTTATTGAACTAACACGaatgcagcaaaaagaaaaagagaaagatcagaaaccaaaagaagtggaaaaacaggaagaTAAAGAGAGTCGGCCTAAAACACCAGAAACAGTTCCTGATAGTAAAGAACCAGAACATAAAACTTCCTCAGTAGCTGGtccctcctctgctgctgccctacCACAGGAACCACCACCAGTTGCTTCTGAGAAGGtagtagaaaaaataatagtggAAACAACTtctgtaaaggaagaaaaaccatCTGAGCCTGTTCCTACAGCAGAGGAACAAAAACCTTTTCCTGAACTTGCTGCTCCTGTCAAAGTGGAACCACCTGAGCAAACTGAACCCCCACCAGTCAGTGAAGCTGGTAAAGACGTTCCTGCAGCCGTGGCACCAGAGGAGGATGCAGTGGCAGCAGAACATCCTTCATACTTGGATACCAAACCTCCTACTCCCGGAGCTTCATTTTCCCAAGTGGACATCAGTGTGGATCCAGAACCTGAGAGTGCTCAACTGATTCCGCCTCCACCGAAACAAGTTCAGAAATGTGATGAGGCTGCAGAACCGAAGGAAGAAAATCCTCTGCCACCTGCCAGCGCTGATGCTGGTGCAGGTCAGAAGGCTGAGGCAGCTGCTGAGGTCTTGCCTCCTGTTTCTGACAACGATATGGAAGTTGAACCTCCAGTTGTTGTAAAAGATAAAAAGTCTTACAAGAGTAAACGGTCCAAGACCCCTGTAcagtcagcagcagccagcGTCACAGAAAAGCCCGTCACAAGGAAGAGTGAAAGAATTGATCGTGAAAAGCTCAAAAGGTCGAGCTCTCCTCGAGGGGAAGTGCAGAAACTTTCTGAATTGAAAGTGGAAGCAGAGAAAGTTTCAAGGAATGCTGCTAAGTCCCCTAGTTCTGCCGCAGAGCCAGAAAGCGTGGAGCCAAGCTTGCCCATAAGCCGAACGAGGCGCAGAAATGTCCGTTCAGTCTATGCTACCACAGGAGACAACGAGGGTCCGTCTCCAGTGAAGGACTTTGTGGAGGTCACTAGATCCACGaggaagagaggggaaaaggagCCGCAGGAAATGGTGACGGCCGTTCCTACGACACCGAGGAGAGGAAGACCTCCCAAAACCCGCCGTAAGCCGGAGGAGGACATCTCTCCTATAAAGACAGAGCCGGTACAGCAAGACGTGGAGGAGACTGAAGCTAAGGAGGCTGCGGAAGCTCCTAAGCCTGTGGAGGGATGGAGGTCTCCTCGGTCCCAGAAGCTGACACACAGTCACTCGTCTGCTGCGACAGGCCAgcaggggaagaaagggaagaacgAACCAAAAGCTGATACCTCTGCTGAATGTGAGGATGCTGCTGAAAGAAGTGGTCAGGAATCAGCTGTGAGTGACAACAGCAATAAGgcaaaagcaaatgagaaagagCTGGCAGCAAGCGAGCAGAAACGTGATAGGAAAGAAGTGGATGCGGAGAAAAATCAGCTAGAAATCTCCACCGTTGAGATGACAGAGAAGAAGCCAGTGCCAGAAAAGGTTACGAAATCCAAAAGGGGAAGGTACAAAAATACCAAAACTGTTGTAGATAAAGCATCAGTGTGTCtgaaaaatgtagaaatacGCCTCAATGTTGATGAAGTCAAGGGCGCCTTGCGGCCAGctgaggaagaagcagagcCCATGGCGGTGTCACCAGCAAAAATCAAAAGCCCACAGAAGGAGGACATCCTGCCACCCCACTTTGCTAAGAATGAAGTTGAAGATTCATTccaggagacagaaaaagaggTGATGCGGGAGCCGAAGCAATCCCCCGAGGCTGCCCAATTAGCAAAGCAGATTGAGCTGGAGCAGGCTGTGGAGCATATTGCAAAACTCACCGAAACGCCTCCGTCAATTACTGCCTACAAGGAGCCGACAGCAGATGTGCATGAGGTTCgtcaggaggaggaaggagacaAACCGGCCCATCAGGCCAGTGAAACggagctggcagcagctatCGGATCCATCATCAATGATATTTCTGGGGAGACGGAAAGCTTTCCTGCACCCCCAACCTATCCCACTGAATCAGAAGCAGAAATCCCACCTGAGCCACTGGTGTTACCGTCTCCTCGGGAGGAAATGGAGCCTGAAACTGATCAGGCAGTGAACAACATCCTTGAGGCGGAACCCGCTGTCGAGGCCCCGGTGCAGCCGGTtgccagctctgccccactggCTGTAGAGACAGAGAGCAAGGACACGGAGGTCAGCTTCAGCGAGTCGTCCAACTCTGCCCAGGAGACGGAGACCCTGCAGGAGGCTGAAGTTGCACGGAAGGAAAAGGGCCGTCAGAAGGCCACAAGGCAGAGACGCAAAAGGAGCACGGGCAGGAAGGGCGACGTCGCTGAAGTCAATGCCTATGAGCCAGAGAGGGTACAGAGCAGGTCTCCTCCTGCCAACGAGATAAAGGCAAAACCTGAAGACGCcctgaaggaggaaaagcaacCTAAAGCTGCCACTCAGGTGTCTGTAGAGCCAAGCgctgctgaaggcagcaagGCTGCATCTGCAGACGTCATTGTGGATGTGCCCGAAGCCACTGCTGAGAGCAGTGCCTCTCCCAAAGGCCCTGCACCCGCTCCTCTGGACCTGCCAGCCCCGCTGGCTTCTGCCGACGAGGGCAGTCAGAGCAGCTTCAAGATACGGTCGCCCATTGAGAACACACCCATCACACCACCCAGTGTCCCGAGCGCTGCCGTTCCCACCATTCCTTCGGCAGCCGTGGCCAAGCTGCCCGCCGCGGTGCCTGCCGCCATCGTCCCCCTTCACTCCGGCGCTGCCAAGGTTCCCGAGTGGATCGTAAGGCACGAGGAGCCCCGTGCCCGCTCCACGCCACCGCCTGCTCTCCCCCCTGACACAAAGGCCTCAGACATCGATACCAATTCAAGCACTTTGAGGAAGATACTCATGGAACCCAAGTACGTCTCGGCAACGAGCATAACCTCCACACACGTAACGACAACGCACGTGGAGCCGGTGAGCGCGCCCCGCTTGGAGGAGGCCCCTCTGCACCCTGTTGTAGAGGCCATCAAACCAGTTTCGGAGGAGAAGCCGGCCGTGCCCATCACTAACGCTTTGGACCCGCCAGTGGCCGAAGCACCTGTTTTCAGCGAGAAGGAGAAGATAAGTAGCGTGATTGCCCCCAAAGCCACTTCTGTCATAAGCAGAATGCCCCACAGCGTTGACCTGGAGGAGGCTCCGAGGATCACCTTGGTGAAGCAGGCCCCCCAAACCCAGACGTGTCTTGTTAACGCCCCGTCGCCTAAATTTAAGCAGAGGTCAAGCACAAATGACAACAGTAGGTTTCATCCAGGATCCATGTCCGTCATTGAGGATCGGCCTGTAGAGACTGGCTCCAGCCCCGGGCTGCGGGTGAACACGTCGGAAGGCGTTGTGCTGCTGAGTTACTCGGGACAGAAGACGGAAGGCCCGCAGCGAATCAGTGCTAAGATCAGTCAGATCCCCCCGGCCAGTGCCGTTGACATTGAATTCCAGCAGTCCGTGTCTAAGTCTCAGATCAAACAGGAACCTATCACACCGTCGCAGCCGACGCCAAAAGGCACTCAGACCTCCACGGGCTACGGGACTGTTTCCACCCATTCTCCTTTGGTTCTGGGAACGCAGCCATACAATATGTCTCCCGTGATCTCCTCTGTCAAACAGGAGCGCGTTACGTTGGAGAAGTCCGACTCAGCCCACCTGCCTGCCCAGCCTGCGGCCTCGCAGCCTGGCAAGGTTCTCACACAGACTGTCAACACTCCTCCCGTGCTTGTTGTGAACAAAAAACTGCCCGATCCGGCGGCTCTGAAAGTGGAGACCAAGACTCTGCAGCCTTCCAACTTGAGTCCTGGGGTCAGTCCTCACCACCCTTCCCTTTCTGGGAAGATGCATTCGGAAGCAAACCACGTCAGCTCGGGGCCCAGCACCCCAACCGACCGGGCTATTTCCCACCTGGCGGTCACCAAACAGGAGCCACACTCGCCGCGGACCAGCGGGCACTCGCCGTCCCCGTTCCCGCGCACGTGTCATCCCGGCAGCACGTCATCGCCAGCTTTGTCGAGCAGCACCCCGGTCATGCTGGCACCGGGGATCCCCGTGCCTCAGTACATCTCCAGCATGCACCCCGAGCAGTCCGTCATCATGCCCCCGCACAGCGTCACACAGACTGTGTCCCTGGGCCACCTGTCCCAAGGGGAGGTGAGGATGAACACTCCTCCCCTCTCCGGAATTTCTTACAGCATCCGCCCCGAAGCGCTCCActcccccagagctgctctgcagcctcagaTAGAAATGAAACCTCAGCGATCCAGCACGCCCCAACCAGCGCCGATACGCGATATCGTCATGCCCCCTCTGTCCTCTCAGCATCCCCCCGAGGAGGAGATGCACTACCACCACACCACAGTGTGCAGGGGGCCGGCCCCCGTGCAGCCCGACGTGCTGGTGATGCAGCCGGATTACCGCATGCACCCCACCAGCATCAGGCTGGAGCAGTACAACGTGCCGCGGGACGTGCGGATGATCATGCATCCCCACATGGCTGCCGTGGGCGAGCACCACTCAGAAAGCAGGCAATCCCGGACGCCTGAAGGGGCCGGAAAAACGCCGCCTGTTAGCAAGACCCCGCAGCCTGGCAAAGAGACACCAAAGTCCTCCGAAGGCAAGATGGCCCACTCTCCGCACAGCGAGCCCCGGCTGCTCAGCGTCCCTTCCGGCAGCCAGCTCCCTGGCCTGCCCCTGACGCAGCCGGTGGTGGTGCCGCACGGCGTGCAGATCATGCACCCCTCGGGCAGCTCCTTCCACGACTACCGCTCGGTGTATGGCGACATGAGGAATTACCACACTGCGGCACAGCTTGGCCACCCGCAGTTCCCCGGAGCGTCGCCCATCGGGCTGCCTTCCCGGAGCATGACCCCATCGCAG GGTCTCCCAGAGGGTGAACACTCGCACCCCAGCCAGCCCGGACGCAGCAAGACTCCCCAGATCTCCCAGGATCCCAAGGGCCCAGCGGCATCGGGACCCGAACAGAGCCACCACCCCACTGTAAATAGGCATGCAGCACAGATAGACCCTCACGTCCACCTTCAGAGGGCACAAGCGGACACGGGCCAGACCTCCTACCCTTCGCCTGTTGCCATTTCCATAAAACAGGAGCTTCCGTCACCGCACCAAGCTCAGGCAGTTCCCAAGCAATCACTGTTCATCCCAACAACCTCGGGCCCTGGGGCGCCGCCAGGGCTGCCCCTCAACCGCCCCGAGccccaggctgctctgaaacagGAGCCATCTCCTCACCCTGTGTCACAGAGACCTGTGGATATGGTTCAGCTTCTCACG AAATACCCCATCGTGTGGCAGGGCCTCTTGGCTCTAAAAAACGACACGGCCGCCGTTCAGCTCCACTTTGTGTCTGGAAACAACGTGCTGGCACACCGCTCCCTGCCTGCCCCCGAGGGGGGGCCGCCGCTGCGCATCGCTCAGCGCATGCGGCTCGAGGCCTCGCAGCTGGAGGGCGTCGCACGCAGGATGATG gtgGAGAGCGATTACTGCCTGCTCCTGGCCTTGCCTTGTGGACGAGACCAGGAAGATGTTGTGAATCAGACTGAGTCACTGAAGGCTGCTTTCATCAGCTACCTGCAGGCTAAACAAGCAGCAGGAATCATCAACGTTCCCAACCCTGGCTCTAATCAG CCTGCCTACGTTCTGCAGATCTTCCCACCCTGTGAGTTCTCAGAAAGCCACCTGTCCCGCCTGGCCCCCGACCTCCTCGCCAGCATCTCCAACATCTCTCCTCACCTGATGATCGTCATTGCGTCGGTATGA